In Gammaproteobacteria bacterium, one DNA window encodes the following:
- a CDS encoding exosortase system-associated protein, TIGR04073 family, with translation MKKSIQALFIAFVLFLAAPNLVLADQYPDKVVEKLGNGIANAVTGVVEIPKTITIVGNRDGVIHGMTVGLLTGIANAVGRTLSGAFDIATFLVPTTPFVKPANIWDDFNRETTFVEAHMR, from the coding sequence ATGAAAAAATCGATTCAAGCTTTATTCATCGCGTTCGTGTTGTTTCTGGCAGCGCCAAATCTTGTATTGGCTGATCAGTATCCGGACAAAGTGGTTGAGAAATTGGGCAATGGCATTGCGAATGCAGTGACCGGTGTGGTCGAAATACCTAAAACGATCACCATTGTCGGCAACCGGGATGGCGTCATTCACGGCATGACTGTCGGTTTATTGACCGGAATTGCCAATGCCGTGGGACGCACACTGAGCGGAGCTTTTGATATTGCGACATTCTTGGTGCCGACGACGCCTTTCGTCAAACCGGCTAACATCTGGGATGATTTCAACCGGGAAACCACTTTCGTCGAAGCACATATGCGCTGA
- a CDS encoding IS1595 family transposase, giving the protein MNAKNRYYFRSRIREAKFRQLIRCFSMDFTATDTAQLTGISIRSVNTIYLKIRQRIAQNCELESPLQGSVEVDESYFGAQRVRGKRGRGAYGKTIVFGVLKRQGKVYTEIVPDCSKATLQAIIRGHVAPDTVIHSDGWRGYDGLVDIGFDKHFRVHHGDNEFASGERHINGIESFWSFAKRRLAKFNGVPEHTFYLHLKETEFRFNHRRDNLYHEILKLLRLNPL; this is encoded by the coding sequence ATGAATGCTAAAAACAGATACTATTTTCGTTCTCGAATCAGAGAAGCAAAATTCAGGCAACTTATTCGATGTTTTTCGATGGATTTTACTGCTACTGACACAGCCCAATTGACCGGCATTTCTATCCGATCCGTCAATACCATTTATCTTAAAATACGACAGCGAATTGCCCAGAATTGCGAACTTGAATCCCCTCTGCAAGGTTCTGTAGAAGTTGATGAGTCTTACTTTGGTGCCCAGCGAGTCAGGGGTAAAAGGGGGCGGGGCGCTTATGGCAAAACAATAGTCTTTGGTGTGCTTAAACGCCAAGGAAAAGTTTATACAGAGATTGTTCCAGATTGCTCTAAAGCGACATTGCAAGCCATTATCCGTGGGCATGTAGCGCCCGATACCGTAATCCATTCCGATGGATGGCGTGGTTATGACGGATTGGTCGATATCGGCTTTGATAAGCACTTCAGGGTTCACCATGGTGACAATGAGTTTGCCAGTGGCGAGCGGCATATTAATGGTATCGAGTCTTTCTGGAGTTTTGCTAAAAGACGTTTGGCCAAGTTCAATGGTGTGCCCGAACATACTTTCTACCTGCACTTGAAAGAAACCGAATTTCGTTTTAATCATCGCCGTGATAATCTCTATCATGAAATTCTTAAATTGTTACGTTTAAACCCGCTTTAA
- a CDS encoding DUF839 domain-containing protein: MYKQKILATVVSGTLIMLSGASQTVAASTAFDDFTALPGSVAAGSLAESSPFLLANPSWIQLSIANRSNQLAQGQANSGNWDMITANETGVNAGRYLFMPFETGSAGVQRIDLLNPDYNTRTVTLVAPGTQGFVSGDASRWTPWGSYLTAEESWGAGSTKGRLFELTNSITATGTGDSHFVQRSVIPHVSHEGLAFDKNNNFYFIDEVNGGGIYKFVSTQPDATNGDDYFAAGQTFVMQVNGGGNANATGAITWAPITDANGGALAGVSVLNADGSIDGRLSANNALGTDYQRPEDLEIKTLANGDQILYVATTTTDEVYSFNLDSNNASLFVNTTTLDQATGLSVGSTFHNPDNLAIDAKGNIYIIEDQPGGEADIWFATDTNHDGVAESIGRWASMSTLGAEPTGLYFDKFNPNVAYVNVQHPFSGDDRTIMIAVPEPETYAMLLIGLGLIGAFADRRKNFSHAG; the protein is encoded by the coding sequence ATGTACAAACAAAAAATACTCGCTACTGTCGTTTCCGGGACGCTCATTATGCTTTCCGGAGCATCGCAAACCGTTGCCGCCAGCACCGCTTTTGACGATTTTACCGCATTGCCTGGCAGCGTTGCTGCCGGGTCGTTAGCGGAATCCAGTCCGTTTCTACTCGCCAACCCAAGCTGGATTCAGCTTTCCATTGCCAACCGCAGCAACCAGCTGGCGCAGGGTCAGGCCAATAGCGGTAATTGGGACATGATCACAGCTAACGAAACCGGAGTTAATGCAGGGCGTTACTTGTTTATGCCATTTGAAACGGGCAGCGCCGGTGTTCAGCGCATTGACTTGCTCAACCCCGATTACAATACCCGCACCGTAACCCTCGTTGCACCCGGTACGCAAGGATTCGTTTCTGGCGACGCCTCGCGCTGGACACCGTGGGGTTCTTATCTGACCGCGGAAGAATCATGGGGCGCCGGCAGCACCAAAGGCCGCTTGTTTGAACTGACCAACTCAATCACCGCAACCGGTACGGGCGATTCCCATTTCGTGCAACGCTCTGTCATTCCGCACGTATCGCACGAAGGCCTGGCATTCGACAAAAACAATAACTTTTACTTTATCGACGAAGTCAACGGTGGCGGCATCTACAAGTTTGTTTCCACCCAACCGGATGCAACCAACGGTGATGATTATTTCGCCGCCGGTCAAACTTTCGTGATGCAAGTGAACGGCGGCGGCAATGCCAATGCAACCGGCGCCATTACTTGGGCGCCGATCACCGATGCCAATGGCGGTGCGTTAGCCGGTGTTTCGGTGCTAAATGCCGACGGCAGCATTGATGGCCGTTTATCCGCAAATAATGCTTTGGGCACCGACTATCAGCGCCCGGAAGATCTCGAAATAAAGACACTGGCCAATGGTGATCAGATTTTGTATGTTGCGACCACAACCACGGATGAAGTTTATTCGTTTAATCTTGATAGCAACAACGCCAGCTTATTTGTCAATACAACGACGTTAGATCAAGCAACAGGTCTGAGTGTAGGTAGCACATTTCACAATCCGGATAATCTGGCGATCGATGCCAAGGGCAATATTTACATCATTGAAGATCAACCTGGCGGCGAAGCTGACATTTGGTTCGCCACGGACACCAATCATGATGGCGTCGCCGAATCGATCGGCCGCTGGGCTTCCATGTCTACTTTGGGAGCCGAGCCGACCGGGCTTTATTTCGACAAATTCAATCCCAATGTGGCTTATGTCAATGTGCAGCACCCTTTCAGCGGCGACGACCGTACCATCATGATCGCCGTTCCGGAGCCCGAAACTTACGCCATGTTGCTGATAGGTCTCGGTTTGATTGGCGCTTTCGCAGATCGCAGAAAAAACTTTTCTCACGCCGGTTGA
- the ppa gene encoding inorganic diphosphatase — protein sequence MDISAIPVGANVPDNVNVIIEVPTGGEPVKYEFDKRSGALFVDRILHTPMRYPANYGFVPHTLCDDGDPLDALVIARSPFLAGCVVRARPIALLHLEDEHGGDEKLICVPDNKTFPYYAHVVERDDLPDIVFQQIEHFFTHYKDLEPEKWVRVGRWGDSAEARDMVMRAIEMAKAAG from the coding sequence ATGGATATCAGCGCCATTCCCGTCGGTGCCAATGTGCCCGACAACGTCAACGTCATTATTGAAGTTCCAACCGGCGGCGAGCCCGTCAAGTATGAATTCGATAAACGATCCGGCGCTTTGTTTGTCGACCGGATCTTGCATACACCAATGCGCTATCCGGCCAATTATGGTTTTGTTCCGCACACGCTGTGCGATGACGGCGATCCGCTCGATGCGCTGGTGATTGCCCGTTCGCCGTTTCTCGCCGGTTGTGTGGTGCGCGCCCGGCCGATTGCGCTGCTGCACCTCGAAGATGAGCACGGCGGGGATGAAAAGCTGATCTGCGTGCCGGATAACAAAACGTTTCCTTACTACGCGCATGTGGTCGAACGCGACGATCTGCCGGATATCGTGTTTCAGCAGATCGAGCATTTCTTTACGCATTACAAGGATCTCGAACCGGAGAAATGGGTGCGCGTCGGCCGCTGGGGCGATTCCGCCGAAGCGCGTGACATGGTGATGCGGGCAATCGAGATGGCAAAAGCCGCCGGTTGA
- a CDS encoding carotenoid biosynthesis protein, with amino-acid sequence MFDVLIDTLVMRPYVFSFFAAFLLACVPHVGWRKTLIFAVAGYLIAFTSEKLSITTGFPYGWYYYIDDTSQRELWVWGVPFFDSLSYVFLTYCSYTTALFILSPLAVKGADLITLETRAIRQSWAALVLGAFLQTFLDIIIDPVALQGNRWFLGQIYGYYEDGLHFGVPVSNYAGWLLTSFVLVAAFQRIDRKRDDTAPRGVFAMPFRSLLGPVLYLSVLIFNWIVTVWIGEYLIALTGLLIFTLPIVMVTVLAVLRVNRYRDEELRAHVRDYPWSPLNKR; translated from the coding sequence ATGTTTGATGTCCTCATTGACACGCTTGTCATGCGGCCGTATGTATTCAGTTTTTTTGCGGCCTTTCTGCTGGCTTGCGTGCCGCATGTGGGCTGGCGCAAGACGCTGATTTTTGCTGTCGCCGGTTACCTCATCGCATTTACCTCGGAGAAACTTTCGATTACCACCGGGTTTCCTTACGGTTGGTATTATTACATCGACGACACCAGCCAACGCGAGTTGTGGGTGTGGGGGGTGCCTTTTTTCGATTCGCTGTCGTATGTCTTTCTGACGTATTGCAGCTACACGACGGCCTTATTCATCCTGTCGCCCCTAGCGGTCAAAGGCGCGGATTTAATCACGCTGGAAACGCGCGCTATCCGGCAGTCGTGGGCTGCGCTGGTGCTGGGCGCTTTTCTGCAAACGTTTCTGGACATCATCATCGATCCGGTGGCGTTACAAGGTAATCGCTGGTTTCTCGGGCAGATCTACGGCTACTATGAAGATGGATTGCACTTCGGCGTGCCGGTTTCAAACTATGCCGGTTGGTTGTTGACCAGTTTCGTGCTGGTAGCCGCTTTTCAACGGATCGACCGCAAACGCGACGACACGGCGCCGCGCGGGGTATTTGCGATGCCGTTCCGCTCGTTGCTCGGGCCGGTTCTTTATTTGTCGGTGTTGATTTTTAATTGGATTGTCACGGTGTGGATCGGTGAGTATCTGATTGCGCTGACCGGATTGCTGATATTCACGCTGCCGATCGTGATGGTGACCGTTCTGGCCGTGCTGCGAGTTAATCGTTATCGTGACGAGGAATTGCGGGCGCATGTGCGGGATTATCCCTGGTCGCCTTTGAACAAGCGCTAA
- a CDS encoding phosphoribosylaminoimidazolesuccinocarboxamide synthase: MTETALFETTIKSLPFLHRGKVRDIYAVGDDKLLIVQTDRLSAFDVILPTAVPGKGKILTALSQFWFDKLAHILPNHLTGIAPESVVASDERDQVAGRAFVIRRLKPLPIEAIVRGYVVGSGWKDYQQTGAICGIPLPTGLKLADKLPGGAIFTPSTKAAAGAHDENIAVTEVEKLLGRELTAKVSAKAIQLYSEAAEYALARGIIIADTKFEFGLDEQGELYLIDEVLTPDSSRFWPADQYQPGQNPPSFDKQFVRDWLETQDWNKKAPAPVLPEHILLKTVEKYREAVRLLTG; encoded by the coding sequence ATGACCGAAACCGCATTATTTGAAACCACCATCAAAAGCCTGCCATTTTTGCACCGTGGCAAAGTCCGCGATATTTACGCCGTCGGCGATGACAAATTGCTGATCGTGCAGACCGACCGTTTGTCGGCGTTCGACGTGATCCTGCCGACCGCCGTGCCCGGCAAAGGCAAAATCCTCACCGCGTTGTCGCAGTTCTGGTTCGATAAACTGGCGCATATCCTGCCGAATCACCTGACCGGTATTGCGCCGGAATCAGTCGTGGCCTCTGATGAACGCGATCAAGTGGCAGGGCGCGCATTCGTGATCCGCCGCCTGAAACCGCTGCCCATCGAAGCCATCGTGCGCGGCTACGTGGTCGGCTCCGGCTGGAAGGATTACCAGCAAACCGGCGCAATCTGCGGCATTCCATTGCCTACGGGCTTGAAACTCGCGGATAAATTGCCTGGTGGTGCGATTTTCACGCCATCGACCAAAGCCGCCGCCGGGGCGCACGACGAAAACATTGCCGTCACCGAAGTGGAGAAACTGCTCGGCCGGGAATTAACTGCCAAAGTCAGCGCCAAAGCCATCCAGCTCTATTCCGAAGCCGCCGAATACGCGCTAGCGCGCGGCATCATCATCGCCGACACCAAATTCGAGTTCGGCCTGGACGAGCAAGGCGAACTCTACTTGATCGACGAAGTACTCACCCCCGACTCATCCCGCTTCTGGCCCGCCGATCAATATCAACCCGGCCAAAACCCGCCCAGCTTCGACAAACAATTCGTGCGCGACTGGTTGGAAACGCAAGATTGGAATAAAAAAGCGCCTGCGCCGGTATTACCGGAGCATATTTTACTAAAGACGGTGGAGAAGTATCGGGAGGCGGTTCGGTTGTTGACGGGATAA
- a CDS encoding 5-(carboxyamino)imidazole ribonucleotide synthase yields the protein MPVMPGAMLGVLGGGQLGRMFVQAAQQMGYRVTVLDPDSASPAGRVADACICANYDDPDALQQLGEQCAAVTTEFENIPANSLRMLAKTCAVSPDAYSVSVAQNRIAEKQFLGINGFTVAPFAVIQQPDDFAEQDAADLLPGILKVSQFGYDGKGQVKVAGAADFPAAYAQLNRAVCVLEKFMPLKSEISVVVARGRDGQVATFPVSENQHVNGILDVSIVPARISLLLAEKAQEIACQVAKSLNYQGVLCVEFFVLDDDTLLINEIAPRPHNSGHYSIDACVTSQFEQQVRTLCGLPLGSTAQLNPAVMINLLGDVWRNGDPDWNIVLQHPSAKLHLYGKAEARPGRKMGHFTVLNSDIETALSEALRIKQQLDQS from the coding sequence ATGCCGGTGATGCCAGGCGCGATGCTCGGTGTGCTCGGCGGCGGGCAGCTCGGGCGCATGTTCGTGCAAGCCGCGCAGCAAATGGGCTACCGGGTCACGGTATTGGATCCCGATAGCGCCAGTCCGGCCGGGCGCGTTGCCGATGCATGCATTTGCGCGAATTATGACGATCCGGACGCCTTGCAGCAATTGGGCGAGCAATGCGCCGCCGTCACCACCGAATTTGAGAATATTCCCGCGAATTCGCTACGAATGCTGGCCAAAACTTGTGCCGTCAGCCCGGATGCCTATAGTGTTTCGGTCGCGCAAAACAGGATTGCGGAAAAACAATTTCTCGGCATCAACGGCTTTACCGTTGCACCGTTTGCTGTCATCCAGCAGCCGGATGACTTTGCCGAACAAGATGCCGCGGACTTGCTTCCCGGCATTCTGAAAGTCAGCCAATTCGGTTACGACGGCAAAGGCCAAGTCAAAGTGGCCGGCGCGGCGGACTTTCCAGCGGCCTATGCACAATTGAACCGTGCGGTGTGCGTGCTGGAAAAATTCATGCCGCTGAAAAGCGAAATTTCGGTCGTGGTCGCGCGCGGTCGCGACGGCCAAGTAGCGACATTTCCGGTGTCCGAAAACCAGCATGTCAACGGCATCCTCGACGTCAGTATCGTACCTGCCCGGATTTCTCTGCTGTTAGCTGAAAAAGCGCAGGAAATCGCCTGCCAAGTTGCGAAGAGTCTCAATTATCAAGGCGTGTTGTGCGTCGAATTTTTTGTGTTGGATGACGATACGTTATTGATCAACGAAATCGCGCCGCGTCCGCACAACAGCGGGCATTATTCGATCGATGCCTGCGTTACGTCGCAATTCGAGCAGCAAGTGCGCACATTGTGCGGTTTACCACTCGGCTCGACTGCACAACTCAACCCTGCGGTGATGATCAACTTGCTCGGCGACGTTTGGCGCAACGGTGATCCCGACTGGAATATCGTGCTGCAACACCCCTCGGCCAAATTGCATCTGTATGGAAAAGCCGAAGCGCGCCCCGGTCGCAAAATGGGGCATTTCACCGTATTGAACAGCGATATCGAAACCGCATTGAGCGAAGCGCTGCGCATCAAACAACAACTCGACCAAAGTTAA
- the purE gene encoding 5-(carboxyamino)imidazole ribonucleotide mutase, translating into MIKPLVSIVMGSTSDWDVMQHAVAVLDEFHIAHEAKVVSAHRTPDLMFQFAEEAKARGIKCIIAGAGGAAHLPGMIAAKTTLPVLGVPVNSKHLQGLDSLLSIVQMPKGVPVATFAIGQAGAANAGLFAVALLAVTNSELSTQLNEYRREQTESVLNAELPQ; encoded by the coding sequence ATGATTAAGCCATTGGTGAGTATCGTGATGGGAAGTACCAGCGATTGGGACGTGATGCAGCACGCCGTCGCTGTTCTGGATGAATTTCATATTGCGCATGAAGCCAAAGTGGTTTCGGCGCACCGCACACCCGATTTGATGTTTCAATTTGCCGAGGAAGCCAAAGCGCGCGGTATCAAATGCATTATCGCCGGTGCCGGCGGCGCGGCGCATTTGCCCGGCATGATCGCAGCCAAAACCACGCTGCCGGTGCTGGGCGTGCCGGTCAATTCCAAACATTTGCAAGGATTGGATTCATTGTTGTCGATCGTGCAAATGCCGAAAGGCGTTCCGGTCGCGACGTTTGCCATCGGCCAGGCCGGCGCGGCCAACGCCGGATTGTTCGCCGTGGCGTTGCTGGCGGTCACTAACAGCGAACTCAGCACGCAATTGAACGAATACCGGCGCGAACAAACCGAATCCGTTCTCAACGCCGAGTTGCCGCAATAA
- a CDS encoding biopolymer transporter ExbD: MNFQRGKQNNEPEINLIPMIDVLLVILIFLVVTTTYSKFAELEISLPETNAEKVDKNVDKPNSIDITVNALGEYTINLAPVKSASIESLRDALLAAAKGHEDPFIIINADAKATHQSVITVMEAARLAGYNKITFTTETSNTQ; this comes from the coding sequence ATGAATTTTCAACGCGGAAAACAGAATAACGAACCGGAAATCAATCTAATCCCGATGATTGATGTGTTGCTGGTCATCCTGATTTTTCTGGTGGTGACCACGACCTATTCGAAATTCGCCGAACTTGAAATCAGTTTGCCGGAAACCAATGCGGAAAAAGTCGACAAAAACGTCGACAAACCGAATAGCATCGACATCACCGTCAACGCGTTGGGCGAATACACCATCAATCTCGCCCCGGTCAAATCGGCCAGTATCGAAAGCCTGCGCGATGCTTTGCTGGCGGCGGCCAAAGGTCATGAAGATCCGTTCATCATTATCAATGCCGATGCCAAGGCGACGCATCAGTCCGTGATTACGGTCATGGAAGCAGCGCGTCTGGCAGGTTACAATAAAATCACATTCACCACGGAAACGAGCAATACCCAATAA
- a CDS encoding superoxide dismutase — protein sequence MSEVNVDNFSQAAQSGSQYVLAPLPYANNALEPVITANTLSFHYGKHHKTYVDNLNNLLANNPLAGQSLEQIIKATAGQADKAAIFNNAAQVWNHMFYWHSLKPNGGGEPAAALKQKIESAFGSLDACKKEFAQTALTQFGSGWAWLVLDGGKISVVKTGNAETPLTKNVRPLLTIDVWEHAYYLDYQNRRADYVNTILDKLINWDFAAANLG from the coding sequence ATGTCTGAAGTCAATGTCGATAATTTTTCCCAAGCCGCGCAATCGGGTTCGCAATACGTTCTGGCGCCCCTGCCCTATGCCAACAATGCGCTGGAGCCGGTAATCACCGCTAACACGTTGAGCTTTCATTACGGCAAGCACCACAAAACCTACGTCGATAACTTGAACAATCTGTTAGCGAACAATCCGCTGGCGGGGCAATCACTCGAGCAGATTATTAAAGCAACCGCCGGTCAAGCGGACAAAGCGGCGATTTTCAATAACGCCGCGCAAGTGTGGAATCACATGTTTTACTGGCATAGCCTGAAACCGAACGGCGGCGGCGAACCTGCGGCAGCGCTCAAGCAAAAAATCGAATCGGCATTCGGCAGTTTGGATGCATGCAAAAAGGAATTCGCGCAAACGGCATTGACGCAATTCGGCAGCGGCTGGGCTTGGCTGGTGCTGGACGGCGGCAAGATCTCCGTGGTTAAAACCGGCAACGCCGAAACCCCGCTAACGAAAAATGTCCGGCCGCTATTGACCATCGACGTATGGGAACACGCTTATTATCTGGATTACCAAAATCGCCGCGCAGATTACGTCAATACCATTCTGGACAAACTGATCAATTGGGATTTTGCCGCTGCTAACCTCGGATAA
- a CDS encoding ATP phosphoribosyltransferase, translating to MTDITIALSKGRIFEDTAPLLKAAGIEALDDPESSRKLILSTNRANVRLVIVRASDVPTYVQYGAADLGIAGKDVLLEHGGAGLYQPLDLNIARCRMMVAVPDGFDYDSAVRQGARLRIATKYVQTAREHFAAKGVHVDLIKLYGSMELAPLVGLADAIVDLVSSGNTLKANNLKAVEEIMPISSRLIINQAALKLKRETIQPVLDAFSAAVKP from the coding sequence ATGACTGATATCACGATCGCCCTGTCAAAAGGGCGAATTTTTGAAGACACCGCACCGCTGCTCAAAGCAGCCGGCATCGAAGCGCTGGATGATCCGGAATCATCGCGCAAATTAATTCTGTCGACGAACCGCGCCAATGTCCGTCTGGTTATCGTGCGCGCATCGGATGTGCCGACTTACGTGCAATACGGCGCCGCCGACCTGGGCATTGCCGGTAAGGACGTGCTGCTGGAGCACGGTGGCGCCGGTTTGTATCAACCGCTGGATTTGAATATTGCGCGCTGCCGCATGATGGTCGCGGTGCCCGATGGTTTCGATTACGATTCCGCGGTGCGGCAAGGCGCGCGGCTGCGCATCGCCACCAAATACGTGCAAACCGCTAGGGAACACTTCGCCGCGAAGGGTGTGCACGTCGATTTGATCAAACTGTACGGTTCGATGGAATTGGCGCCGCTGGTAGGATTGGCCGATGCCATCGTCGATCTGGTATCGAGCGGCAACACGTTAAAAGCCAACAATCTGAAAGCCGTGGAAGAAATCATGCCGATCTCATCCCGGTTGATCATCAACCAGGCGGCATTGAAGCTGAAACGAGAAACCATTCAACCCGTGCTGGATGCATTTTCCGCGGCGGTCAAACCCTAA
- the hisD gene encoding histidinol dehydrogenase — MQIKRFNSTDSDFNANLGKLLAFENAQDDAVDSTVAKILADIRNRGDAALIEYTNRFDRLSVTSGKALELTQDDLQQALAALPSAERTALQQAAERVRSYHEKQPLQSWQYADADDTILGQKITPLDRVGLYVPGGKASYPSSVLMNAIPAKVAGVKELIMVVPTPDGERNGIVLAAAAISKVDRVFTIGGAQAVGALAYGTETVPQVDKIVGPGNAYVAAAKRRVFGIVGIDMVAGPSEILVICDGKTDPDWIAMDLFSQAEHDELAQSILLSPDAAFLDRVHSSIERLLTTMPRQGVIRASLENRGALIQVQNLDEACAIANKIAPEHLELSIEHAEIWVDKIRHAGAIFLGRYACEALGDYCAGPNHVLPTSRTARFSSPLGVYDFQKRSSLIQVSQQGAAKLGEIAATLAYGEGLQAHALSAEYRYKNR; from the coding sequence ATTCAAATCAAACGATTCAATTCAACCGATTCCGATTTCAATGCCAATCTCGGCAAGCTGCTGGCGTTCGAAAATGCGCAAGATGATGCGGTCGACTCGACCGTAGCCAAAATCCTAGCGGATATCAGGAACCGCGGAGACGCCGCATTGATCGAGTACACCAACCGCTTCGACCGGCTTTCCGTGACTTCCGGCAAAGCGCTCGAATTGACACAGGATGATTTGCAGCAAGCGCTGGCGGCACTACCGTCAGCCGAGCGCACCGCATTGCAACAAGCGGCTGAGCGGGTGCGCAGTTACCATGAAAAACAACCGTTGCAATCTTGGCAGTACGCCGATGCCGACGATACGATACTCGGTCAGAAAATTACTCCGCTGGATCGCGTCGGTTTATATGTACCCGGCGGCAAGGCGTCGTACCCTTCGTCGGTGTTAATGAACGCGATTCCCGCCAAAGTAGCCGGGGTGAAAGAACTGATCATGGTCGTGCCGACACCGGATGGGGAAAGAAACGGTATCGTGCTGGCAGCCGCAGCGATCAGTAAGGTCGACCGGGTGTTCACCATTGGCGGCGCGCAAGCGGTCGGTGCGTTGGCGTACGGTACGGAAACGGTGCCGCAGGTAGACAAGATCGTCGGCCCCGGCAATGCTTACGTCGCCGCCGCCAAGCGCCGCGTGTTCGGCATCGTCGGTATCGACATGGTGGCCGGACCTTCCGAAATCCTGGTCATTTGCGACGGCAAAACCGATCCCGATTGGATTGCCATGGATTTGTTTTCCCAAGCGGAACACGACGAATTGGCGCAGTCGATCCTGTTGTCGCCGGATGCGGCGTTTCTCGACCGGGTGCACAGCAGCATCGAGCGCTTATTAACCACCATGCCGCGTCAGGGTGTCATCCGCGCTTCGCTGGAAAATCGCGGCGCGCTGATTCAAGTGCAAAATCTGGATGAAGCGTGCGCCATCGCCAACAAAATCGCCCCCGAGCACCTGGAATTATCGATTGAGCACGCAGAAATCTGGGTCGACAAAATCCGTCATGCCGGCGCCATTTTCCTCGGCCGCTACGCTTGCGAAGCTTTAGGCGATTATTGCGCCGGCCCCAATCACGTGCTACCGACCTCACGAACTGCGCGTTTTTCTTCTCCGCTGGGTGTTTACGATTTTCAAAAACGCAGCAGCCTCATTCAGGTTTCCCAACAAGGTGCGGCAAA